One window from the genome of Campylobacter concisus encodes:
- the rpsU gene encoding 30S ribosomal protein S21 yields MPGIKVHPNESFDEGYRKFKKQTDRNLVVTEARARRFFEPKTEIRKKQKIAARKKMLKRLYMLRRYESRL; encoded by the coding sequence TTGCCTGGTATTAAGGTACATCCTAACGAGTCATTTGACGAGGGTTACAGAAAGTTTAAAAAACAAACTGACCGTAACTTAGTAGTAACTGAAGCAAGAGCTAGACGCTTCTTTGAGCCTAAAACTGAGATCCGCAAGAAACAAAAAATTGCTGCTCGTAAGAAAATGCTTAAACGTCTTTATATGCTTAGACGCTACGAGTCAAGACTCTAA
- a CDS encoding efflux RND transporter periplasmic adaptor subunit has translation MANFKSALVLSVAVLFLSGCFENKENKAAAGRQMPLSHVDIFTAQKTDIPISFDYTATVTSSQDVIIYPKVGGTIIKQFFKPGDKVKAGEKLFLIDPEKYQASYDSLDASVGVANANLKNAETEFKRISALYKKNAVSQKDYDAAVAAYDIANANLVSAKANLKNAKIDLGYTTITAPFDGVVGDNQVDVGSLVIANQTKLVRLTKINPIEAEFYIADVDNLTRKTNLDNGSWQQLNSDAVLSVNGENFNGKVNFIDNVVNTATGSVLAKASFDNSEGKILPGAFGHIKMSGFVQKNAFNIPQVALQQSATNTYVLVVKDGKVSQKNVKTGYQTKNMVAVTEGLEDGDKIIVNNFLKIGVGAPVETDKDLSVEFINGKDANATSSK, from the coding sequence ATGGCAAATTTTAAAAGTGCTCTTGTGCTTTCGGTTGCAGTTTTATTTCTAAGTGGTTGTTTTGAAAATAAAGAGAATAAAGCGGCAGCAGGTCGCCAGATGCCACTATCTCATGTGGATATTTTTACTGCACAAAAAACAGACATACCTATTAGTTTTGATTACACCGCAACGGTTACAAGTAGTCAAGATGTTATTATCTATCCAAAAGTTGGCGGCACGATCATAAAGCAGTTTTTTAAGCCAGGCGATAAGGTAAAAGCTGGAGAGAAGCTATTTCTCATAGATCCAGAGAAATATCAAGCCAGCTACGACTCACTTGATGCCTCTGTTGGCGTAGCAAATGCAAATTTAAAAAATGCCGAGACTGAGTTTAAAAGAATTTCTGCCCTTTATAAGAAAAATGCAGTCTCTCAAAAAGACTATGACGCAGCAGTTGCAGCCTATGACATTGCAAATGCGAATTTAGTAAGTGCAAAAGCAAATTTAAAAAATGCAAAAATCGATCTAGGATACACGACTATCACAGCGCCATTTGACGGTGTAGTGGGCGATAATCAAGTAGATGTTGGCTCGCTTGTCATAGCAAACCAAACAAAACTTGTAAGGCTTACAAAAATAAATCCTATTGAAGCGGAATTTTATATCGCTGATGTGGATAATCTAACTAGAAAGACAAATTTGGATAACGGCTCATGGCAGCAGCTAAATAGTGACGCTGTGTTAAGTGTCAATGGCGAAAATTTTAATGGTAAAGTAAATTTTATAGATAACGTCGTAAATACTGCAACTGGTAGCGTTTTGGCAAAGGCTAGTTTTGATAATAGTGAAGGTAAAATTTTACCAGGTGCGTTTGGTCATATAAAGATGAGCGGTTTTGTTCAAAAAAATGCCTTTAACATCCCGCAAGTTGCCCTTCAGCAAAGCGCTACAAACACTTATGTTTTAGTCGTAAAAGATGGCAAAGTAAGCCAAAAAAATGTAAAAACAGGATATCAAACAAAAAATATGGTAGCAGTCACTGAAGGCCTTGAAGATGGTGATAAGATAATCGTTAATAACTTCCTTAAAATCGGAGTTGGTGCACCAGTTGAAACTGATAAAGACCTAAGTGTGGAATTTATAAACGGCAAAGATGCAAACGCTACAAGTAGCAAGTAA
- a CDS encoding UPF0323 family lipoprotein has translation MKHIKKIATYAAVGGFGAIVMAGLAGCGNNNGSDENALNEVAQKNGAFVIIEESAPGVYKILEEYPSTETRVVLKDINGTERVLSKDEIDKLLAQANANIDNGTSNLTKTSDAQLSSGGLSLGETILASAAGAILGSWIGSKLFGNQNFQATRQNSYKNPSAYTRSVDSFNKQKAANSAARSSGGKSGFFGGGSKSSSSSSSFGG, from the coding sequence ATGAAACACATTAAAAAGATAGCTACTTATGCTGCGGTAGGCGGATTTGGTGCGATCGTTATGGCTGGCCTTGCTGGTTGTGGCAATAACAATGGCAGTGATGAAAACGCACTAAACGAAGTTGCGCAAAAAAACGGCGCCTTTGTCATTATCGAAGAGAGCGCACCTGGCGTTTATAAAATTTTAGAAGAGTATCCAAGTACTGAAACTAGAGTTGTACTAAAAGACATAAACGGTACTGAGCGTGTGCTAAGCAAAGACGAGATCGATAAGCTCCTAGCTCAAGCAAATGCAAATATCGACAATGGCACTTCAAATTTAACAAAAACGAGTGACGCACAGCTAAGTAGTGGCGGTCTAAGCCTTGGTGAGACGATACTTGCCTCAGCAGCTGGCGCGATACTTGGTAGCTGGATAGGTAGCAAGCTTTTTGGAAATCAAAATTTCCAAGCTACTCGTCAAAATTCTTACAAAAATCCAAGCGCATACACAAGAAGCGTTGATAGCTTTAATAAGCAAAAAGCAGCAAATTCTGCTGCAAGAAGCAGTGGCGGCAAGAGTGGATTTTTCGGTGGTGGCTCAAAATCAAGCTCTAGCTCATCAAGCTTTGGAGGCTAA
- a CDS encoding DNA-binding protein, giving the protein MQKLAINEAAEILGITKEAVYNRIRRGSINTVIENGTKFVILDEKPSSEKATKSAPKSTKTKSQNDEFVNYLLNELSELKSLNLNLQADKDRLFKEKEQMLIERKNEILQIYKDRDEKLMQFLNAMQRPLLAQKNDDIPNNEAIEAEIENESKWINLSEFLKELNLKPKATKKASEKIIKAIHHSKFIKFKRGVILVRRHKNLKELIGEI; this is encoded by the coding sequence ATGCAAAAGCTAGCTATAAACGAAGCTGCAGAAATTTTAGGCATAACAAAAGAAGCAGTCTATAATAGAATCCGCCGTGGTTCGATAAATACAGTCATTGAAAATGGCACAAAATTTGTCATCCTTGACGAGAAACCAAGTAGCGAAAAAGCCACAAAATCCGCTCCAAAAAGCACAAAAACTAAATCCCAAAATGATGAGTTTGTAAATTATTTGCTAAATGAGTTAAGCGAATTAAAGAGCTTAAATTTAAACTTGCAAGCCGATAAAGATAGGCTTTTTAAAGAAAAAGAGCAGATGTTAATCGAGCGAAAAAATGAAATTTTGCAAATTTATAAAGATAGAGATGAAAAGCTCATGCAGTTTCTAAATGCTATGCAAAGGCCGCTTTTAGCACAAAAAAATGACGATATACCAAATAATGAAGCGATAGAGGCCGAGATAGAAAATGAGTCAAAATGGATAAATTTAAGTGAATTTTTAAAGGAGCTAAATCTAAAGCCAAAGGCAACGAAAAAAGCCAGTGAAAAGATAATAAAAGCGATACACCACTCAAAATTTATAAAATTTAAACGAGGTGTGATACTTGTTAGAAGACATAAAAATTTAAAAGAGTTGATAGGAGAGATATGA
- a CDS encoding efflux transporter outer membrane subunit, with the protein MKNKAFILITAAFLAGCSFRPDMPNVDTNFTSTYSFETSDIRDLWWKEFKDENLNILVESALEKNTNLRIAYLNLQKAKASLGVAEADLLPGINLNVGYEKAKSSGETYTKQPQTRYRKSDINLGLNYEIDLWGRVRNNVAAAEESLNATKFDYDSARLSISSSVAKSYFALVSLNMQEAVLRETLKTYEDTLALRKTQLDLGSINEMTYLQSKAAVESAKTNLTSILNAKSKAITSLAILTGKSNNEILGGAVASSQNLPASPEISAGISSEILLRRSDVAKALADLKATNALVGVARAEYFPSISLTGLFGFSSIDFENIFVGNANTWSIGGSLAQKIFDFGRTKNNVAVAKTNEQIAAVNYEAAVKSALGEVRDALVSRQNAKISLEQVKNLLKSQQRIYSLAKEQYDAGYIGHLELLDAQRNLLQAKLQDVSAKLDEVDSAVEVYRAFGGGFRLEK; encoded by the coding sequence ATGAAAAATAAGGCGTTTATACTTATAACAGCAGCATTTTTGGCTGGTTGCTCGTTTCGTCCAGATATGCCAAATGTGGATACAAATTTCACCTCAACATATAGTTTTGAAACAAGCGATATAAGAGATCTTTGGTGGAAGGAATTTAAAGATGAAAATTTAAATATTCTTGTTGAAAGTGCGCTTGAGAAAAATACAAATTTACGCATTGCGTATTTAAATCTCCAAAAAGCAAAGGCGAGCCTTGGCGTTGCTGAGGCTGACTTGCTTCCTGGTATAAATTTAAATGTAGGCTACGAAAAAGCAAAAAGTAGCGGTGAAACGTATACTAAACAACCACAAACTCGTTATAGAAAATCAGATATAAATTTAGGATTAAACTATGAGATTGATCTTTGGGGTAGAGTAAGAAATAATGTAGCAGCGGCCGAAGAAAGCCTAAATGCAACCAAATTTGACTACGATAGCGCGAGACTAAGTATCAGCTCAAGTGTTGCAAAAAGCTACTTTGCGTTAGTTTCATTAAATATGCAAGAAGCTGTGCTAAGAGAGACTTTAAAAACCTATGAAGACACGCTAGCGCTTCGCAAAACACAGCTTGATCTTGGAAGCATAAATGAGATGACTTATTTGCAAAGCAAGGCAGCAGTAGAAAGCGCTAAGACCAATCTTACTTCTATATTAAATGCAAAGTCAAAAGCTATCACCTCACTAGCCATCTTGACTGGTAAAAGTAATAATGAAATTTTAGGTGGAGCTGTTGCTAGTTCGCAAAATTTACCAGCTTCTCCCGAGATAAGTGCTGGCATTAGCTCTGAAATTTTGCTAAGAAGAAGCGACGTGGCAAAGGCACTGGCTGATTTAAAAGCTACAAATGCTCTTGTTGGTGTTGCAAGGGCTGAGTATTTTCCAAGCATTTCACTGACTGGACTTTTTGGCTTTTCAAGTATTGATTTTGAAAATATCTTTGTTGGAAATGCCAATACATGGAGCATAGGCGGCTCTTTAGCACAGAAAATTTTTGATTTTGGTAGGACAAAAAATAATGTTGCAGTGGCTAAAACAAATGAACAAATTGCCGCTGTTAATTATGAAGCAGCGGTAAAATCAGCCCTTGGTGAAGTAAGAGATGCGCTTGTCTCAAGGCAAAATGCAAAAATTTCTTTGGAACAAGTGAAAAATTTGCTAAAATCCCAACAAAGAATTTACTCGCTTGCTAAAGAGCAATATGATGCTGGCTACATTGGACATTTAGAGCTTCTTGATGCGCAGAGAAATTTGCTTCAAGCAAAATTACAAGATGTCTCAGCTAAGCTTGATGAGGTCGATAGTGCAGTCGAAGTTTATAGAGCTTTTGGTGGCGGATTTAGGTTGGAAAAATAA
- the ccoG gene encoding cytochrome c oxidase accessory protein CcoG, translated as MSKDFHLSYAKRRYIFFACITLFVFILPFIRVNDAQLFLLSFDKSRVDLFFTKFDMQELYLLPFLFIILFLSIFFLTTLAGRVWCGWSCPQTIFRTIFRDLLQTKILKIRKNIQNKQNEPKGQILKRALAVGIWCILALIISANFLWYFVPPLDFFAYLKEPSEHRVLLAFWLVIAIWLVYDVIILKENFCIYVCPYARVQSVMFDNDTIQVIYNQKRGGVIYNGKEKFKKPKEEGALCTGCEACVRVCPTHIDIRKGMQLECINCLECSDACAKVMKHFDESSLIEWRSINSIKEQKRVKILRFRTVAYLVILGIVLTAGVLMSGKKESMLLNINRTSELYKILDKNEVENSYVFLVQNTQNKEHAFYFEVDDKNIEISRPNKPFILKAGAKQRVIVTLKSKNENLSDKDLLKHINIKAYATDEPAISVQRQSTFIYPKR; from the coding sequence ATGTCAAAGGATTTTCATCTTAGCTACGCCAAGAGGCGTTACATTTTTTTCGCCTGTATTACGCTATTTGTCTTTATTTTGCCATTTATCAGAGTAAATGATGCGCAGCTATTTTTGCTAAGTTTTGATAAAAGTAGAGTTGATCTCTTTTTTACAAAATTTGATATGCAAGAGCTTTATTTGTTGCCATTTTTGTTTATTATTTTGTTCTTAAGTATATTTTTCTTAACGACACTTGCAGGGCGCGTTTGGTGTGGTTGGAGCTGTCCGCAAACTATTTTTAGAACGATATTTCGTGACCTTTTGCAAACTAAAATTTTAAAGATCAGGAAAAATATCCAAAATAAGCAAAATGAGCCAAAAGGACAAATTTTAAAGCGTGCTTTAGCAGTTGGAATTTGGTGTATTTTAGCTCTTATTATTTCGGCGAATTTTTTATGGTATTTTGTGCCACCGCTTGATTTTTTTGCTTATTTAAAAGAGCCAAGTGAGCACAGAGTTTTGCTTGCATTTTGGCTTGTTATCGCTATTTGGTTAGTTTATGATGTCATCATTTTAAAAGAAAATTTTTGCATCTATGTCTGTCCTTACGCTAGGGTGCAATCAGTGATGTTTGATAACGATACGATCCAAGTTATTTACAACCAAAAAAGAGGCGGCGTAATCTATAACGGAAAAGAGAAATTTAAAAAGCCAAAAGAAGAGGGTGCGCTGTGTACTGGCTGCGAGGCATGCGTAAGAGTATGCCCAACGCACATTGATATAAGAAAAGGTATGCAGCTTGAATGTATAAATTGTCTAGAGTGTAGCGATGCTTGCGCTAAAGTGATGAAGCATTTTGATGAAAGCTCGCTTATTGAGTGGAGAAGTATAAATTCTATAAAAGAGCAAAAAAGAGTCAAAATTTTACGCTTTAGAACGGTTGCTTATCTCGTCATTTTGGGCATTGTCTTAACAGCTGGGGTATTGATGAGTGGCAAAAAAGAAAGTATGCTTTTAAACATAAATAGAACAAGCGAGCTTTATAAAATTTTAGATAAAAATGAAGTTGAAAATTCTTACGTATTTTTGGTGCAGAACACACAAAATAAAGAGCATGCCTTTTACTTTGAAGTAGATGATAAGAATATAGAAATTTCTCGTCCAAATAAGCCATTTATATTAAAAGCTGGTGCAAAACAACGAGTCATTGTCACTCTAAAATCAAAAAATGAAAATTTAAGCGATAAAGATCTTTTAAAACATATAAATATAAAAGCCTATGCCACTGACGAGCCAGCTATTAGCGTGCAAAGGCAAAGTACTTTTATCTATCCTAAAAGATGA
- a CDS encoding tRNA 2-selenouridine synthase, whose amino-acid sequence MNFLASLCKILRFLIIYFKNLFMKFTAFILLLLTSIFLIACSANQANKKISNSELENLAKQYGGVYIFDEKFEKEIERREAERKELSKKMKGRDLGDGLYAIDPKPINEKLPRILSNGKRYYENSTDYENQTKKKIKIPIEYKEKVINFIGIDNYNKYKPGFDLGYFCIDKEGNIEVIDMTVDYYIVKTDYGLFGDEGRGFSFKQNRYVNISGGNKFILTNNKFIKANKDK is encoded by the coding sequence ATGAACTTCTTGGCTTCATTATGTAAAATTCTTAGATTTTTGATTATTTATTTTAAAAATTTATTTATGAAATTTACCGCATTTATATTACTACTTCTAACAAGTATATTCTTAATAGCTTGTTCAGCTAATCAAGCAAATAAAAAGATAAGTAACTCTGAACTAGAAAATTTAGCTAAACAATATGGTGGAGTATATATATTTGATGAGAAATTTGAGAAAGAGATAGAGAGAAGAGAAGCTGAGAGAAAAGAGTTAAGTAAAAAAATGAAAGGTAGAGATTTAGGTGATGGGCTTTATGCTATTGATCCAAAGCCTATTAATGAAAAACTTCCACGAATTCTCTCAAATGGTAAAAGATATTATGAAAATTCAACAGATTATGAAAACCAAACCAAAAAGAAAATAAAAATCCCAATAGAATATAAAGAAAAGGTTATAAATTTTATAGGTATAGATAATTACAACAAATATAAACCAGGATTTGATCTAGGTTATTTTTGTATAGATAAAGAAGGCAATATCGAAGTAATAGATATGACAGTTGATTACTATATTGTAAAAACAGATTATGGATTATTTGGTGACGAAGGAAGAGGATTTAGCTTTAAACAAAATAGATATGTAAATATAAGCGGTGGAAACAAATTCATTCTAACAAACAACAAATTCATAAAAGCAAACAAGGACAAGTAA
- a CDS encoding efflux RND transporter permease subunit, with protein MFSRFFINRPIFATVISIIIVIAGLMGIKGLPIEEYPSLTPPTVSVTATYSGADAQTIADSVASAIEDQINGVENMLYMQSTSSSAGTMNISVYFKIGSSSKQATIDVNNRVQAALSRLPQEVQNMGVTVRERSGSILQVVGFTNPNMNLVELYNYVNLNIADEIKRVKGIGDTALIGNKEYSMRIWLNPDRLAQLKLTPSDVISQVKIQNSQYAAGKIGEQPSKGENPYVYSVVSEGRFKDPKQFGEILIKSEDGSVVKLKEVATIELGAASYASDAMLNGKPAVPLLLFLQNDANALATAEAVAAKLEELKKTYPVGLEHTIAYNPTEFITVSINEVIKTFIEAMLLVLVVMYFFLKSFRATIIPMLAVPVSIIGTFGGLYIMGFSINLITLFALILAIGIVVDDAIIVIENVERILHEDKEISVKDATFKAMEEVQTPVISIVLVLCAVFVPVSFMEGFVGVIQKQFALTLVVSVCISGFVALTLTPALCAVMLKKQENKPFWIVQKFNDFFDFSTKIFTAGVAKILKHVIISFIVIGIMGFATYGLFQKVPKGLVPSEDKGALMVITSLPPSTNMLKTKEEVKSISNAILSNPNVEFAMGFAGYDMLASSLRENSAISFIKLKDWNERKGATDGADALAGQFNGMLWGSKNSMTFVVNLPPIMGLSMTGGFEMYLQNKSGKSYNEIEADARKVAAAANARPELQSVRTTLETNYRQFKITVDKEKAKLFGVSENEIFSTIGASFGSYYINDFNLAGKSYRVYARASDNFRNNPEDLRKIFVRSKDGGMVPLNSVVTLTRSIGPDIVDRFNLFPSAKIMGDPKPGYTSGDAIRAIQEVVNDTLSSDDYSISWAGTAYQEVNSQGTGTVAFIFGMIFVFLILAAQYERWLIPLAVITAVPFAVFGSLLAVWLRGLTNDIYFEIGLLLLIGLAAKNAILIVEFAMQERESGKSIFDAAINAAKLRFRPIVMTSIAFTLGVFPMVISTGAGAASRHSLGTGVVGGMIASTTIAIFFVPLFYYLLENLNEKYWKKGAKKDEK; from the coding sequence ATGTTTTCAAGATTTTTCATAAACCGCCCGATATTTGCGACTGTTATATCTATCATTATAGTTATAGCAGGTCTTATGGGCATAAAGGGGCTTCCGATAGAGGAGTATCCAAGTCTTACTCCGCCTACTGTCTCTGTAACTGCGACATATAGCGGTGCTGACGCGCAGACTATTGCCGACTCAGTTGCAAGTGCGATCGAAGATCAGATAAATGGTGTTGAAAATATGCTTTATATGCAAAGCACATCAAGCTCTGCTGGTACAATGAATATAAGCGTATATTTTAAGATCGGCTCATCGTCAAAACAAGCTACGATAGATGTAAATAACCGCGTCCAAGCTGCCCTTTCAAGGCTACCTCAAGAGGTGCAAAACATGGGCGTAACGGTGCGTGAAAGAAGCGGCTCGATCCTTCAAGTAGTTGGCTTTACAAATCCAAATATGAACCTAGTTGAGCTATATAACTATGTAAATTTAAACATCGCCGACGAGATCAAAAGAGTAAAAGGTATCGGCGATACAGCGCTCATTGGCAACAAAGAGTACTCAATGAGAATTTGGCTAAACCCAGACAGACTTGCTCAGCTTAAACTAACTCCAAGCGACGTCATCTCTCAAGTAAAAATTCAAAACTCACAATACGCAGCCGGCAAGATCGGCGAGCAGCCATCAAAAGGTGAAAATCCTTATGTTTACTCGGTTGTTTCTGAAGGTCGTTTTAAAGATCCAAAGCAGTTTGGCGAAATTTTGATAAAGAGTGAGGACGGCAGCGTCGTAAAACTAAAAGAGGTCGCCACTATCGAGCTTGGAGCTGCTAGCTACGCATCAGATGCTATGCTAAATGGCAAGCCAGCAGTGCCACTTTTGCTATTTTTGCAAAATGATGCAAACGCACTTGCAACTGCAGAGGCAGTCGCTGCAAAGCTTGAAGAGCTAAAGAAAACCTACCCAGTTGGTCTAGAGCACACCATAGCCTACAACCCAACTGAATTTATCACCGTTTCAATCAATGAGGTTATCAAAACTTTCATTGAGGCGATGCTACTTGTTCTTGTCGTAATGTACTTCTTCTTAAAGAGCTTTAGAGCCACCATCATACCGATGCTCGCCGTGCCAGTCTCTATCATAGGTACATTTGGCGGACTTTATATCATGGGCTTTAGTATAAATTTGATCACGCTTTTTGCCCTGATCCTAGCCATCGGTATCGTCGTGGATGACGCAATCATCGTTATAGAAAACGTCGAGAGAATTTTGCACGAAGATAAAGAGATAAGCGTAAAAGACGCGACATTTAAGGCTATGGAGGAGGTACAAACTCCAGTTATCTCTATCGTGCTAGTACTTTGCGCAGTTTTCGTGCCTGTATCTTTTATGGAAGGCTTTGTGGGCGTTATCCAAAAGCAGTTTGCGCTAACACTTGTCGTCTCTGTTTGTATCTCTGGCTTCGTCGCTCTTACGCTTACACCAGCACTTTGTGCGGTTATGCTTAAAAAGCAAGAGAACAAGCCATTTTGGATCGTTCAGAAATTTAACGACTTTTTTGATTTTAGTACCAAAATTTTCACAGCAGGCGTGGCAAAAATTTTAAAACACGTCATTATCAGCTTTATAGTCATTGGCATCATGGGATTTGCAACGTATGGGCTATTTCAGAAAGTGCCAAAAGGGCTTGTGCCTTCAGAAGACAAGGGTGCTTTGATGGTTATCACCTCGCTTCCACCTTCTACAAATATGCTAAAGACTAAAGAAGAGGTAAAATCTATTAGTAACGCCATTTTGAGCAATCCAAATGTCGAATTTGCCATGGGCTTTGCAGGTTATGATATGCTCGCTAGCTCTCTTAGAGAAAACTCAGCCATCAGCTTTATCAAGCTAAAAGACTGGAATGAAAGAAAAGGTGCAACGGACGGTGCAGATGCCTTGGCTGGGCAGTTTAACGGCATGCTTTGGGGCTCTAAAAACTCAATGACCTTTGTTGTAAATTTACCTCCTATCATGGGCCTATCAATGACTGGTGGCTTTGAAATGTACCTACAAAACAAGAGCGGCAAGAGCTACAACGAGATAGAGGCTGACGCTAGAAAGGTAGCTGCAGCAGCAAATGCAAGGCCTGAGCTACAAAGCGTAAGAACAACACTCGAGACGAACTACCGCCAGTTTAAGATAACAGTTGATAAAGAAAAAGCAAAGCTATTTGGCGTAAGCGAGAATGAAATTTTCAGCACCATAGGCGCATCTTTTGGCTCTTACTACATAAACGACTTCAACCTTGCAGGCAAGTCGTACCGCGTATATGCAAGGGCAAGCGATAACTTTAGAAACAACCCTGAGGATCTAAGAAAAATTTTCGTCCGTTCAAAAGATGGCGGCATGGTGCCACTAAATTCGGTCGTAACGCTTACAAGATCGATCGGACCTGATATCGTCGATAGATTTAACCTCTTTCCATCAGCTAAGATCATGGGCGATCCAAAACCTGGCTACACATCAGGCGATGCGATAAGAGCGATCCAAGAGGTCGTAAATGACACTCTAAGTAGCGATGATTACTCTATCAGCTGGGCTGGAACGGCATATCAGGAGGTAAATTCTCAGGGAACTGGCACGGTTGCTTTTATCTTTGGTATGATTTTTGTCTTTTTGATCCTTGCAGCTCAGTATGAAAGATGGCTCATTCCACTTGCGGTTATCACAGCCGTGCCATTTGCGGTATTTGGCTCGTTGCTTGCTGTTTGGTTAAGAGGGCTAACAAACGATATCTACTTTGAGATCGGACTCTTGCTTCTAATCGGTCTAGCGGCCAAAAACGCCATCTTGATCGTCGAATTTGCCATGCAAGAGCGCGAGAGCGGAAAGAGTATATTTGACGCAGCTATAAACGCGGCCAAACTTCGCTTTAGACCAATTGTAATGACATCGATCGCATTTACTCTAGGCGTTTTCCCGATGGTTATAAGCACAGGTGCTGGCGCTGCATCTCGCCACTCACTAGGAACTGGCGTGGTTGGCGGTATGATCGCTTCTACTACGATAGCGATATTTTTCGTGCCGTTGTTTTACTATTTGCTTGAAAATTTAAATGAAAAATACTGGAAAAAGGGAGCAAAAAAAGATGAAAAATAA
- a CDS encoding tRNA 2-selenouridine synthase, which produces MKFLAITLLLLTSIFLIACSANQANKKISNSELENLAKQYGGVYIFDEKFEKEIERIEAERKELRKNTKGKDLGGGLYAVNTKLVDEKFPQILSNGKRYFLGGTSSKISQSCYEKIYNFIGHENLKKYEPWIFSNLYYKDKEDNIVQISCTVVYERVKTQYGLFGDEGRGFSFKKNSFESLGGGNKFILINNKFIKANKDK; this is translated from the coding sequence ATGAAATTTCTAGCTATAACACTCTTGCTTCTAACAAGTATATTCTTAATAGCTTGCTCAGCTAATCAAGCAAATAAAAAGATAAGTAACTCTGAACTAGAAAATTTAGCTAAACAATATGGTGGAGTATATATATTTGATGAGAAATTTGAGAAAGAGATAGAGAGAATAGAAGCTGAGAGGAAAGAGCTAAGAAAAAATACAAAAGGTAAAGATTTAGGTGGCGGTCTTTATGCTGTCAATACTAAGTTGGTAGATGAAAAATTCCCTCAAATCCTCTCAAATGGTAAAAGATATTTCCTAGGTGGAACATCTAGTAAAATTTCACAAAGTTGTTATGAAAAAATTTATAATTTCATAGGTCATGAGAATTTAAAAAAATATGAACCTTGGATATTTTCAAATTTATATTACAAAGATAAAGAGGATAATATAGTTCAAATTTCATGTACTGTAGTTTATGAAAGAGTAAAAACACAGTATGGCTTATTTGGAGATGAAGGTAGAGGATTTAGTTTTAAGAAAAACAGCTTTGAAAGTCTTGGTGGTGGAAACAAATTCATTCTAATAAACAATAAATTTATAAAAGCAAACAAGGACAAGTAA
- a CDS encoding TetR/AcrR family transcriptional regulator: MIKWRKFNRKQDGDLRKGQKRYELIVKTALELFLEKGYEKTSLSDIVAISGGSLSSIYTFFENKEGLFEAIVEQEIDSLIKEIDEKIDLKISHSLEEFLTKFATIIFSITCSKRHISLGRIMMSEGSKNGGKLGKTFLDQILKKIDLVLINFFERDEVKAKLDSKFSAKFAAKYFIQSVIGAYYYDSLLINEEPKLSARERKKHVGLCVELFLNGVSKK, from the coding sequence ATGATAAAATGGCGAAAATTTAACAGGAAGCAAGATGGCGATCTCAGAAAAGGGCAAAAAAGATACGAACTTATCGTAAAAACAGCACTTGAGCTATTTTTAGAAAAAGGATACGAAAAGACAAGTTTAAGCGATATCGTAGCGATAAGTGGCGGATCGCTTTCTAGCATTTATACATTTTTTGAGAACAAAGAGGGGCTTTTTGAGGCGATCGTTGAGCAAGAGATAGATAGCCTTATAAAAGAGATCGATGAAAAGATAGATCTTAAAATTTCTCACAGCTTGGAGGAGTTTTTAACCAAATTTGCAACCATAATATTTTCTATTACTTGCAGCAAAAGGCATATCTCACTTGGCAGAATAATGATGAGTGAGGGTTCTAAAAATGGTGGCAAACTTGGTAAGACGTTTTTGGATCAAATTTTAAAAAAGATCGATCTTGTGCTTATAAATTTCTTTGAAAGAGACGAAGTAAAAGCCAAACTTGATTCAAAATTTTCAGCCAAATTTGCTGCGAAGTACTTTATACAAAGTGTGATCGGAGCTTATTACTACGATTCGCTTTTGATAAATGAAGAACCAAAGCTTAGTGCAAGAGAGCGTAAAAAGCATGTTGGCTTGTGTGTTGAGTTGTTTTTGAATGGAGTTAGTAAAAAATAA